One window from the genome of Elaeis guineensis isolate ETL-2024a chromosome 5, EG11, whole genome shotgun sequence encodes:
- the LOC105045996 gene encoding mediator of RNA polymerase II transcription subunit 10b: MDPAPNPSSTAGNGGLSAAGATATVGNALTPIANACVSGGNGAAAADSADNRSKNLQQVINSVDMTLGLLHQLYLTVSSFSVASQLPLIQRLNALVAELDTMQKLAENCDIQVPMEVVNLIDDGKNPDEFTRDVLNSCIAKNQITKGKTDAFKSLRKYLLEEIKQAFPHEVENYREIRASSAAESKRLTQSQSGLPDGDVKVKTEH; this comes from the exons ATGGATCCCGCGCCGAACCCCTCCTCCACCGCCGGCAACGGCGGCCTGTCCGCTGCCGGAGCCACCGCGACGGTCGGCAACGCCCTAACCCCCATTGCCAACGCCTGCGTCAGTGGTGGCAATGGCGCCGCCGCCGCCGACTCGGCGGACAACCGCTCCAAGAATCTCCAACAGGTCATCAACTCGGTCGACATGACTCTCGGCCTCCTCCACCAGCTCtacctcaccgtctcctccttcAGCGTCGCCTCCCAACTCCCCCTTATCCAGCGCCT AAACGCGCTTGTTGCTGAACTCGACACGATGCAGAAGCTGGCGGAGAACTGTGACATCCAGGTCCCAATGGAGGTGGTGAA TTTGATTGATGATGGGAAGAACCCGGACGAGTTTACGAGGGATGTCCTGAATAGTTGCATTGCCAAGAACCAGATCACCAAAGGAAAGACCGATGCTTTTAAG AGCTTGCGGAAGTACCTTTTGGAGGAGATTAAACAAGCTTTTCCTCATGAAGtggaaaattatagagagatacgCGCATCTTCTGCTGCA GAATCAAAACGACTGACTCAGTCACAGAGTGGTTTACCCGATGGAGATGTCAAAGTAAAGACAGAGCATTaa
- the LOC105045995 gene encoding trans-cinnamate 4-monooxygenase: protein MDLVLLEKALLGLFASVVVAIAVSKLRGKRLRLPPGPLPVPVFGNWLQVGDDLNHRNLSTLARRFGDILLLRMGQRNLVVVSSPSLAREVLHTQGVEFGSRTRNVVFDIFTGKGQDMVFTVYGEHWRKMRRIMTVPFFTNKVVQQYRAGWEDEAARVIADVKADPKAATEGIVLRRRLQLMMYNNMYRIMFDRRFESEEDPLFLRLRALNGERSRLAQSFEYNYGDFIPILRPFLRGYLKICKEVKERRLQLFKDYFLEERKNLASTKPTDNAGLKCAIDHILDAEKKGEINEDNVLYIVENINVAAIETTLWSIEWAIAELVNHPEIQQKLRNELDTVLGPGVQITEPDTHKLPYLQAVIKETLRLRMAIPLLVPHMNLHDARLGGYDIPAESKILVNAWWLANNPDNWKKPEEFRPERFLQEEAKVEASGNDSRYLPFGVGRRSCPGIILALPILGITIGRLVQNFELLPPPGQKKLDTAEKGGQFSLHILKHSTIVAKPRVF, encoded by the exons ATGGATCTGGTGCTGCTAGAGAAAGCCCTCCTGGGCCTCTTCGCATCCGTCGTCGTCGCAATCGCCGTCTCCAAGCTCCGGGGGAAGCGCCTCCGCCTCCCTCCTGGGCCGCTCCCCGTCCCTGTCTTCGGCAACTGGCTGCAGGTCGGCGACGACCTCAACCACCGCAACCTCTCCACCCTCGCCCGCCGCTTCGGCGACATCCTCCTCCTCCGCATGGGCCAGCGCAACCTCGTCGTCGTCTCCTCCCCGTCCCTCGCCCGCGAGGTCCTCCACACGCAGGGCGTCGAGTTCGGCTCCCGCACCCGCAACGTCGTCTTCGATATCTTCACCGGCAAAGGCCAGGACATGGTCTTCACCGTCTACGGCGAGCACTGGCGCAAGATGCGCCGCATCATGACCGTCCCTTTCTTCACCAACAAAGTCGTCCAGCAGTACCGCGCTGGGTGGGAGGACGAGGCGGCGAGGGTCATCGCCGATGTGAAGGCCGACCCCAAGGCGGCGACGGAAGGGATCGTGCTCCGAAGGAGGCTGCAGCTGATGATGTATAACAATATGTACCGGATCATGTTCGACCGGAGGTTCGAGAGCGAGGAGGATCCTCTGTTCTTGCGGCTGAGGGCGCTCAATGGGGAGAGGAGCAGATTGGCGCAGAGTTTCGAGTACAATTATGGGGATTTTATCCCCATCTTGAGGCCTTTCTTGAGGGGGTACCTCAAGATCTGCAAGGAGGTTAAAGAGAGGAGGCTGCAGCTCTTCAAGGACTACTTCCTGGAGGAGAGGAA GAACCTGGCAAGCACCAAACCAACAGATAATGCTGGGCTCAAGTGTGCAATTGATCACATCCTTGATGCCGAGAAGAAGGGAGAGATCAATGAAGACAATGTACTTTACATCGTCGAGAATATTAATGTAGcag CGATTGAGACGACACTGTGGTCAATCGAGTGGGCCATTGCAGAACTTGTGAACCATCCAGAGATCCAACAGAAGCTCCGCAATGAACTTGACACTGTGCTTGGTCCTGGTGTCCAGATTACCGAGCCCGACACCCACAAGCTCCCCTACCTTCAAGCTGTCATCAAGGAGACACTCCGCCTTCGAATGGCAATCCCCCTATTGGTCCCCCACATGAATCTCCATGATGCCAGGCTTGGTGGCTATGATATCCCTGCTGAGAGCAAGATCCTTGTGAATGCCTGGTGGCTTGCAAACAATCCTGACAACTGGAAGAAACCTGAGGAGTTCCGGCCTGAGAGATTCTTGCAGGAGGAGGCCAAGGTGGAGGCCAGTGGCAATGACTCCCGCTACTTGCCTTTTGGGGTTGGCCGAAGGAGCTGCCCAGGAATTATCCTTGCATTGCCAATTCTGGGGATCACCATTGGCCGCTTGGTCCAGAACTTTGAGCTGTTGCCACCTCCAGGACAGAAGAAACTTGATACTGCTGAGAAAGGTGGGCAGTTTAGCCTGCACATTTTGAAGCACTCAACCATAGTCGCCAAGCCTAGAGTGTTCTGA